A stretch of the Bacillota bacterium genome encodes the following:
- a CDS encoding flagellar hook assembly protein FlgD gives MSVTTVQGMTGNQETAAAGTTTKKKNNELGKDSFLNLLVTQLKNQNPLEPVKDADFIAQMAQFSLLEQMQNLNREFMIGRAVGLLGKNIEFRHPESEQLSNGRVSGMKVVDGSPKVIVDDVEVPLSSIEQVWE, from the coding sequence ATGAGTGTAACGACAGTACAGGGAATGACTGGAAACCAAGAAACGGCAGCGGCTGGTACCACGACTAAGAAAAAAAACAATGAATTAGGTAAAGATTCTTTTTTGAACCTTCTGGTTACCCAGTTGAAAAATCAGAATCCACTTGAGCCGGTCAAGGATGCTGATTTTATCGCACAAATGGCCCAATTCAGTTTGCTAGAACAAATGCAGAACTTGAACAGAGAATTTATGATTGGTCGGGCTGTCGGTCTGCTGGGAAAAAACATCGAGTTTAGGCATCCAGAATCTGAACAGTTGTCTAACGGCCGAGTGAGCGGGATGAAAGTGGTTGATGGGTCGCCGAAAGTCATTGTCGACGACGTTGAGGTGCCACTGTCAAGTATTGAGCAGGTTTGGGAGTAG
- a CDS encoding flagellar protein, producing MVDKVYFPQPIVPVKQPTDSGIGKPNIAHQSNPSFQEILERQLYSNLKFSQHAQQRLNARQIQLGTEELEQLSAAVEKAAQKGARDSLIVMNNLAFIVSVKNKTVITAVDEANLKENVFTNIDSAVII from the coding sequence ATGGTTGATAAGGTGTATTTTCCTCAACCGATTGTGCCCGTAAAACAGCCCACTGACAGCGGAATAGGTAAGCCAAATATCGCACATCAATCTAACCCCTCGTTTCAGGAGATTCTGGAACGGCAGTTGTACTCTAACCTCAAGTTTTCTCAACACGCGCAACAGCGGCTGAATGCCCGCCAAATCCAGTTAGGGACGGAAGAACTCGAACAGCTGAGCGCGGCGGTGGAGAAAGCGGCGCAAAAAGGAGCACGCGATTCTCTGATTGTAATGAATAACCTGGCCTTTATCGTCAGTGTGAAGAATAAGACAGTCATTACTGCCGTCGATGAAGCCAACCTGAAGGAAAACGTGTTCACTAATATTGACAGTGCAGTGATTATTTAA
- a CDS encoding flagellar hook protein FlgE → MMRSMFAGSSGLRNHQIRMDVVGTNIANVNTIGYKKSRVTFRDALYQSLRGASAPQGNRGGTNPQQVGLGNAVGSIDVVQGAGSAQTTGKMTDLSIQGEGFFILTDGSGRRFYTRAGTFDFDTTGNYVNVTNGFKVMGYMADPATGAIDNSTLTAIDLSGYKSVPPKATSEMKLSGNLDSGTASNDTIVLNKKIYDSQGGEHLINITFTKSATTNQWTASLGASDPAISGITVANPASWTNLVFDSAGKVDLTASGLDTTAGKVTVNIAYTGLGVATPQSITIDMNNLTQYRAESTAWAEYQNGYPQGDLRSISIDITGTILGTYSNGQTQSIAQVALATFQNPSGLFALGDSMFQDSPNSGDADIGTPGSKSRGSILPGTLEMSNVDLSLEFTDMISTQRGFQANARIITASDEMLQELVNLKR, encoded by the coding sequence ATGATGCGTTCAATGTTCGCGGGCTCATCTGGCCTGCGTAATCATCAAATCCGAATGGATGTTGTCGGGACAAATATTGCTAATGTCAACACGATTGGCTATAAAAAAAGCCGGGTGACTTTCCGGGATGCTCTGTACCAGTCACTAAGGGGAGCTTCAGCTCCGCAAGGCAACCGGGGTGGTACAAATCCCCAACAAGTCGGGTTAGGTAATGCCGTGGGCAGCATTGACGTGGTCCAGGGGGCTGGCAGTGCCCAGACCACCGGCAAGATGACCGACCTGTCTATTCAGGGAGAAGGATTCTTCATTCTCACTGACGGCAGCGGCCGCCGTTTTTACACCCGGGCGGGAACGTTTGATTTTGACACCACGGGGAACTATGTTAACGTAACAAATGGGTTCAAAGTCATGGGGTACATGGCTGACCCGGCGACAGGAGCCATCGACAACTCTACCTTGACCGCGATTGATCTTTCGGGGTATAAATCAGTTCCCCCGAAGGCGACCAGTGAGATGAAGTTAAGTGGGAACCTTGATTCAGGGACAGCCTCTAATGATACTATTGTCCTAAACAAAAAGATCTATGACAGTCAGGGCGGCGAGCACTTGATCAACATTACGTTTACCAAGTCGGCTACAACTAACCAATGGACCGCGAGCCTGGGTGCCAGTGACCCAGCAATAAGTGGAATTACTGTCGCTAATCCTGCCAGCTGGACCAACCTTGTATTTGATTCCGCTGGGAAGGTTGATCTTACCGCCAGCGGACTTGACACGACTGCCGGCAAGGTCACGGTCAACATAGCTTACACCGGATTGGGTGTTGCCACCCCGCAGTCGATCACAATTGACATGAATAACCTTACTCAATACCGGGCCGAGTCCACGGCCTGGGCGGAGTACCAGAATGGTTACCCCCAGGGGGATTTACGGAGTATCAGCATTGACATTACAGGGACGATTCTCGGCACCTACTCGAACGGCCAAACTCAAAGCATTGCCCAGGTGGCCCTGGCCACCTTCCAGAATCCGAGCGGACTGTTCGCGCTCGGTGACAGTATGTTCCAGGATTCGCCAAACTCAGGTGATGCCGATATCGGTACACCCGGGAGCAAATCTCGCGGCAGTATTCTACCCGGGACATTGGAGATGTCTAACGTGGACCTGTCGCTGGAATTTACCGACATGATTTCTACCCAACGCGGGTTCCAGGCTAACGCCCGGATTATCACGGCTTCCGATGAGATGCTGCAGGAACTGGTTAATTTGAAACGATAA
- a CDS encoding flagellar FlbD family protein has product MIKLTRLNNTVLVVNSELIEFVEETPDTVVTLTTGHKVVVKEPAEEIIKRVVAFKRVIHQELGQNRAEE; this is encoded by the coding sequence ATGATTAAGTTGACTAGGTTGAATAACACGGTGCTGGTGGTTAACTCTGAGCTAATTGAGTTTGTCGAGGAGACGCCGGATACGGTAGTTACCCTGACCACCGGCCACAAGGTGGTGGTCAAGGAGCCAGCAGAGGAGATCATCAAGCGCGTGGTGGCCTTTAAACGCGTGATTCATCAGGAACTGGGCCAGAATCGGGCCGAGGAATAA
- a CDS encoding flagellar basal body-associated FliL family protein — MADGKDVSVKNSWLDWRLIVVGLAIFLVAAGVAYGAAKMAMSPPSWTKKTEAVEHGPLVKAGEFVVNIADTQGRRFLKTEVVLELTDKKTEKEFQTKLPIIQDRILSLLSSKTVTDLQVDQRERLKQEMMDQINTALGTKQIKMVYFTTFIMQ; from the coding sequence GTGGCGGATGGCAAAGATGTTAGTGTGAAAAACAGTTGGTTAGATTGGCGCCTGATTGTGGTTGGCCTGGCAATTTTTTTGGTCGCGGCCGGCGTAGCATACGGAGCGGCAAAAATGGCCATGTCTCCACCGAGTTGGACAAAAAAGACCGAAGCAGTTGAGCACGGACCACTAGTTAAGGCAGGTGAATTTGTGGTCAATATCGCTGATACTCAGGGGCGCCGGTTCTTAAAAACGGAAGTGGTTTTAGAGTTGACAGACAAGAAGACCGAAAAAGAATTTCAGACTAAGCTGCCGATTATTCAAGACCGCATTCTCTCACTTTTGAGCAGTAAAACAGTGACAGACCTGCAAGTTGACCAGCGAGAGCGGCTCAAACAGGAAATGATGGACCAGATCAACACTGCCCTGGGGACCAAGCAGATCAAAATGGTTTATTTCACCACGTTCATCATGCAGTAA
- the fliM gene encoding flagellar motor switch protein FliM: protein MSEILSQAEIDALLSALSTGTVSAEELKQEEQKKKVRVYDFRRPNKFSKDQIHTLRVIYENYGRSLSTYLSALLRTVVHVNVLSVEQLTYEEFAKSLPNPSIVNIFTMEPLDGNGILEINPTIAFTVIDRLFGGPGRPPDKIRALTEIERTVIERIVQKMLDLFREPWETFIKISPHLEMIESNPQFAQIVSQTEMVVLISLECKIGEQIGMINICIPFLVLEPIVSKLSVHFWFSSSAKERTREHIESLRQQIERTSVPVTVILGRAKISVGELLDLQVGDVIPLERKISEDLEILIGKRPKFFGQPGIVGHKMAIQIRTVIDQGDDEDE from the coding sequence TTGAGTGAAATACTGTCTCAGGCTGAAATCGATGCCCTCTTGTCTGCCCTGTCCACGGGTACGGTCAGCGCTGAGGAATTAAAGCAGGAAGAGCAGAAGAAAAAAGTCCGTGTTTATGATTTTCGCCGACCGAACAAGTTTTCTAAAGATCAAATACACACTTTACGAGTAATTTATGAAAATTACGGGCGGTCTCTATCCACCTACCTGTCTGCCCTGCTTAGAACAGTTGTCCATGTTAATGTGCTTTCGGTAGAACAATTGACGTACGAGGAATTTGCCAAATCATTACCGAACCCGTCAATTGTTAATATCTTTACAATGGAACCCTTGGATGGAAATGGGATTTTGGAAATCAATCCCACGATCGCTTTTACCGTCATAGATCGCCTTTTTGGGGGGCCGGGGCGGCCGCCGGATAAGATTCGTGCGCTTACGGAAATTGAGCGCACAGTAATTGAACGAATTGTCCAGAAAATGCTCGACCTTTTCCGTGAACCCTGGGAAACCTTTATCAAGATTTCACCACACCTGGAGATGATCGAGTCCAACCCTCAGTTTGCTCAGATTGTTTCCCAGACAGAGATGGTGGTACTTATCTCCCTCGAATGTAAGATAGGTGAGCAAATTGGCATGATTAACATCTGCATTCCCTTTCTTGTACTGGAGCCAATCGTTAGTAAATTAAGTGTTCATTTTTGGTTTTCTAGTTCGGCCAAAGAGAGGACCCGCGAGCATATAGAATCTTTGCGCCAACAGATTGAAAGGACCTCAGTTCCAGTAACTGTGATTCTAGGCCGTGCGAAGATTAGCGTCGGCGAATTGCTGGATCTCCAGGTTGGTGACGTTATTCCTCTGGAGCGAAAGATTTCGGAAGACCTTGAGATCCTGATTGGTAAGCGTCCTAAATTCTTCGGTCAACCAGGGATTGTCGGCCATAAGATGGCCATCCAAATCCGAACGGTGATCGACCAAGGAGATGATGAAGATGAGTAA
- the fliY gene encoding flagellar motor switch phosphatase FliY, which translates to MSNGILSQEEIDALLKGGSLGAPTDNPSSAPGGLLTDIQRDTLGEIGNISMGTAATTLSTLLGKRVSITTPRVTETTRSQLQSEYPLPYVVVDVGYTSGLEGNNLLVIKKSDVGIIVDLMMGGDGTNPPEELSELHLSAIGEAMNQMMGSATTSMSTMFGRRIEIAPPKINLVDFAENELNEKLGEQFEPLVQVAFRMEIENLLDSEIMQIIPLVYAKEMVNSLLGGNTTETQTSAVASVPVQTKTAPSEKVAAVSAQAPFQGQARAVSFPQDTPIGHPDVAVQPAQFMPLNQIGGSNQVGNLVNIDLIMDVPLQITVELGKTRKTIKEILEFGPGAIIQLDKLAGEPVDLLVNGKLIAKGEVVVIDENYGVRVTAIISPFERMPNLQ; encoded by the coding sequence ATGAGTAATGGGATACTTTCTCAGGAAGAAATCGATGCTCTGCTTAAAGGCGGTTCTCTAGGTGCCCCGACTGATAATCCTTCGAGTGCGCCGGGTGGCCTATTAACGGACATTCAGCGGGATACTCTGGGGGAAATCGGAAATATCAGCATGGGGACAGCGGCGACAACGCTGTCAACGCTGCTGGGGAAACGGGTTTCTATTACCACTCCTCGGGTTACTGAAACGACGCGAAGCCAACTTCAGAGTGAGTACCCACTCCCATACGTAGTGGTTGATGTAGGCTATACTTCTGGTCTAGAAGGCAATAATCTACTGGTGATTAAAAAATCAGATGTTGGTATCATTGTTGATCTGATGATGGGAGGGGATGGAACTAATCCACCAGAGGAGCTAAGTGAACTGCACCTGAGTGCTATTGGAGAAGCAATGAACCAAATGATGGGTTCAGCGACAACTTCAATGTCGACCATGTTTGGTCGAAGAATTGAGATTGCACCACCCAAGATTAATCTGGTCGATTTTGCGGAGAATGAACTGAACGAGAAATTGGGGGAGCAGTTTGAACCCCTGGTGCAGGTAGCTTTCCGTATGGAAATTGAGAATTTACTTGATAGTGAGATCATGCAGATTATTCCCCTGGTTTACGCCAAGGAAATGGTCAATTCGCTTTTGGGTGGTAACACCACAGAAACCCAAACATCAGCAGTGGCTTCGGTTCCGGTTCAGACGAAAACCGCTCCTTCAGAAAAGGTGGCAGCGGTTTCGGCCCAAGCCCCGTTCCAGGGCCAGGCCAGAGCGGTGAGTTTTCCACAAGATACACCGATCGGTCATCCCGATGTGGCTGTTCAGCCGGCTCAGTTCATGCCTTTAAATCAGATCGGGGGTAGCAATCAGGTCGGCAATCTCGTTAATATTGATCTGATCATGGATGTACCATTACAGATTACAGTCGAGTTAGGAAAGACCAGAAAAACTATTAAGGAAATTCTTGAGTTTGGGCCAGGAGCAATTATCCAACTGGACAAATTGGCTGGCGAGCCTGTTGATTTGTTGGTCAACGGAAAACTGATCGCCAAGGGCGAAGTAGTCGTGATTGATGAAAACTATGGAGTCCGCGTGACAGCTATTATCAGCCCATTTGAACGAATGCCCAACTTACAGTAA
- a CDS encoding response regulator, producing MGKRILVVDDAAFMRMMIKDILTKNGYEVCGEAENGAVALEKYLELRPDLVTMDITMPEMDGITAVKEIRRIDPSARVIMCSAMGQQAMVIDAIQAGARDFIVKPFQPDRVLEAVAKALG from the coding sequence ATGGGTAAAAGAATTCTGGTTGTTGACGATGCCGCCTTTATGCGGATGATGATCAAAGATATTCTGACAAAAAATGGCTACGAGGTTTGCGGTGAGGCAGAAAACGGAGCCGTTGCCCTGGAAAAGTATCTTGAACTTCGGCCTGATCTGGTCACCATGGACATCACGATGCCGGAAATGGACGGGATCACCGCAGTTAAAGAAATCAGACGAATTGATCCCAGCGCGCGCGTCATTATGTGCAGTGCGATGGGTCAACAGGCGATGGTCATCGATGCAATTCAGGCCGGGGCACGTGATTTTATCGTCAAACCTTTTCAACCTGACCGAGTTTTGGAAGCAGTAGCTAAAGCCTTAGGTTAA
- a CDS encoding flagellar biosynthetic protein FliO, with translation MLISISVSASAAPVTTEDQSVNLPEYQAPQLKENPSMFGLFVRLTVSLLLITGLAYALIKIIGRQWGYSSVGTWINILDQLALGQNKGIFITEIAGKVFVLGVTDHSINKLLEIDDKELVKLMKERLPREAQPQKIFGRWQGLIDLWRGIANSSRTGGTGRNFHHLIEQHLTRLRELSPDRRTSSSRGSSGGGKEGKNDDYHKE, from the coding sequence ATGCTAATAAGTATTAGTGTTTCGGCTTCTGCGGCCCCAGTGACGACCGAGGATCAATCGGTGAATTTACCAGAATATCAAGCTCCCCAGTTAAAAGAAAACCCAAGCATGTTTGGGTTGTTCGTGCGCTTAACGGTCAGCCTGCTGTTGATCACGGGGTTAGCGTATGCTCTGATTAAGATTATTGGTCGTCAGTGGGGGTATTCTTCCGTGGGGACATGGATTAACATTCTTGATCAGCTAGCCCTGGGGCAAAACAAGGGTATTTTCATCACCGAAATCGCCGGCAAAGTCTTTGTGCTGGGTGTGACCGACCACAGTATTAATAAACTGCTGGAAATCGATGATAAAGAGTTGGTAAAACTGATGAAAGAGCGACTTCCCCGGGAAGCTCAACCACAGAAAATTTTTGGCCGCTGGCAGGGATTGATTGATTTGTGGCGGGGGATAGCGAATTCTTCCCGTACGGGTGGAACAGGGCGGAACTTTCATCATTTGATCGAACAGCATCTCACCAGGCTCCGTGAGCTTTCTCCTGACCGCCGTACCAGTTCATCCAGGGGGAGTTCAGGTGGAGGAAAAGAGGGTAAGAACGATGATTACCACAAAGAGTAG
- the fliP gene encoding flagellar type III secretion system pore protein FliP (The bacterial flagellar biogenesis protein FliP forms a type III secretion system (T3SS)-type pore required for flagellar assembly.): MITTKSSRLTTWIILGLVLLLLLGWVGAVQAEPIPVPRINIGVDTAEKPQEVAKSLQLLFLLTVLSLAPAILIMMTSFTRVIVVLSFVRSALATQQMPPNQILIGLALFLTFFIMAPTWERINTEAIQPYVAGQITQEEAWKKGMEPLRNFMFRQTRESDLALFVNLAKMERPKTYSDIPSHVLIPAFIISELKTAFQIGFVIFIPFLVIDMVVSSALMSMGMLMLPPMMISLPFKILLFVMVDGWHLLIRSLVLSFQ; the protein is encoded by the coding sequence ATGATTACCACAAAGAGTAGCCGACTGACCACCTGGATTATTCTGGGACTGGTGCTGCTGCTGTTGTTGGGGTGGGTTGGCGCAGTCCAGGCGGAACCAATTCCCGTACCCCGGATCAATATTGGGGTTGATACCGCCGAAAAACCGCAGGAAGTAGCCAAAAGTCTTCAACTTTTGTTCTTGCTTACGGTCTTATCCCTGGCCCCGGCGATTTTAATCATGATGACTTCATTCACCCGGGTAATTGTTGTTTTATCCTTTGTCAGAAGCGCGCTGGCCACCCAGCAGATGCCGCCCAATCAGATTCTGATTGGTTTGGCTTTGTTTCTAACTTTCTTTATCATGGCTCCCACCTGGGAGCGGATTAATACCGAGGCTATTCAGCCGTATGTGGCGGGGCAGATTACCCAGGAAGAAGCCTGGAAAAAAGGCATGGAACCTTTGCGTAATTTTATGTTCCGCCAGACACGGGAGAGCGATTTGGCCCTGTTTGTTAATCTGGCCAAAATGGAGCGACCCAAAACATATTCTGACATCCCAAGTCATGTCTTGATTCCGGCGTTCATCATCAGTGAGTTAAAAACGGCCTTCCAAATTGGATTTGTTATTTTCATTCCGTTTCTGGTGATCGATATGGTTGTCTCAAGCGCCCTGATGTCCATGGGTATGTTAATGCTTCCCCCGATGATGATCTCCCTGCCATTCAAAATTTTGCTTTTCGTAATGGTGGATGGTTGGCATTTACTTATTCGGTCACTGGTCTTAAGTTTTCAATAA
- the fliQ gene encoding flagellar biosynthesis protein FliQ has product MSQDLVMYLAKEALYATLLLSAPILGGSLLVGLLVSIFQATTQIQEQTLAFVPKIIAVMVVIAIFGPWMMGVLNTFTQNLLANLHTFITVR; this is encoded by the coding sequence ATGAGTCAGGATCTGGTTATGTACCTGGCGAAAGAGGCTCTGTATGCTACTTTACTGTTATCAGCACCGATTCTGGGCGGAAGCTTGTTAGTGGGACTGCTGGTCAGCATTTTTCAAGCAACTACCCAGATCCAGGAGCAGACTTTGGCTTTCGTGCCGAAAATCATTGCGGTAATGGTGGTGATCGCAATTTTCGGCCCATGGATGATGGGGGTACTAAATACTTTCACCCAGAATCTGCTGGCGAACCTGCATACATTTATTACTGTTCGTTGA
- the fliR gene encoding flagellar type III secretion system protein FliR has translation MDMFGQLIRQIDLFLLVLGRVIGVFVIAPVFGGQRIPGAVRLGFTVMVAGLVTMVFPVKVSIPRDMIYYTLGLITEFLIGFMIGFAMYLVFVAVQVAGQLIDMQMGFSIVNVLDPQSGVQIPLIGNFQYLMALLILLSLNGHHLILAALVKSYDFIPLLGGHLVGPVTETLLRMFSGLFVTAIKIAAPVVGSLLVTDVALGIIARTVPQMNVFIVGMPAKIAIGLVILILILSLYVWLLGVLFDRMFHDVDILLRLLGGRG, from the coding sequence ATGGACATGTTTGGCCAATTAATCCGACAAATCGATCTCTTCTTGTTGGTCCTGGGACGGGTAATCGGGGTGTTTGTGATTGCGCCGGTATTTGGCGGCCAGCGAATTCCAGGCGCAGTGCGTCTGGGCTTTACGGTGATGGTGGCAGGTTTGGTTACCATGGTGTTTCCAGTTAAGGTGTCCATTCCGCGTGACATGATTTATTACACCCTTGGGCTGATTACGGAGTTTCTGATTGGTTTTATGATTGGATTCGCTATGTACCTGGTATTCGTTGCGGTCCAGGTGGCTGGACAATTGATTGACATGCAAATGGGGTTTAGCATCGTCAATGTGCTCGATCCGCAAAGCGGAGTCCAAATACCCTTGATAGGTAATTTCCAGTATTTAATGGCCTTGTTGATCTTATTGTCCTTAAATGGTCATCATTTGATTCTGGCAGCCCTGGTTAAGAGTTATGATTTTATTCCCCTATTGGGCGGTCACCTGGTTGGACCGGTAACGGAAACTCTCTTGCGCATGTTTAGTGGTCTCTTCGTAACAGCGATTAAGATCGCTGCGCCGGTGGTGGGTTCCCTTCTGGTTACTGATGTCGCGCTGGGGATTATCGCCCGGACGGTACCGCAAATGAATGTCTTCATTGTGGGTATGCCAGCCAAGATTGCGATCGGTTTGGTGATCCTAATTTTAATCTTGTCTTTATACGTCTGGCTATTAGGCGTGCTGTTTGACCGCATGTTTCATGATGTGGATATATTGCTCCGGTTGCTGGGAGGACGAGGTTAA
- the flhB gene encoding flagellar biosynthesis protein FlhB: MLWIDLQLFAGEKTEKATPRKRQEARKRGQVLRSNEVNSALILLFTFMVLRFYFPYMWEAMEGFTRSFLLEETNGNLTPASVQVMFLKAMWLMTQITLPIVGAAVIAGLLANYIQVGFLFSAEVIQVRLDRLNPIEGLRRIFSKRALVELVKAIWKIVAIGYVMYLTLADNFATFPQLMDMELESIIMFVNHLVYNLAWRVGLLLLTLAGFDYLYQWWEYEESLKMSKQELKDEYKQTEGDPQLRARIRQKQREMAMRRMMSEVPKADVVITNPTHFAVALKYESQSMEAPVVVAKGQDFIAQRIKAIARENQVTIVENPPLAQAIYRGAEIGQAVPPELYQAVAEVLAFVYRLRKKAW, encoded by the coding sequence ATGCTGTGGATTGATCTCCAGTTGTTTGCCGGTGAGAAGACCGAAAAAGCCACCCCCAGGAAACGCCAGGAAGCCAGGAAGCGCGGTCAAGTCCTGCGCAGCAATGAAGTCAACTCTGCCTTGATTTTATTGTTTACGTTTATGGTGTTGCGTTTCTATTTTCCCTATATGTGGGAGGCAATGGAAGGGTTCACACGCAGCTTTTTACTTGAAGAAACTAATGGAAACCTGACCCCGGCCAGTGTCCAGGTGATGTTTCTCAAAGCCATGTGGTTGATGACGCAGATTACCCTCCCGATCGTCGGCGCAGCGGTTATCGCCGGTCTACTGGCTAATTATATCCAGGTAGGTTTTCTCTTTTCGGCTGAGGTTATCCAGGTACGGCTTGACCGGCTCAATCCGATTGAAGGGTTACGACGGATCTTTTCAAAACGAGCCTTGGTGGAACTCGTTAAAGCCATCTGGAAGATTGTGGCAATAGGATATGTCATGTATTTAACCCTGGCCGACAATTTTGCTACCTTCCCGCAATTGATGGATATGGAGTTGGAAAGTATTATCATGTTTGTTAATCATCTGGTCTACAACTTGGCCTGGCGTGTGGGTCTGTTGTTGCTGACTCTGGCGGGGTTTGACTATCTGTATCAATGGTGGGAGTACGAAGAATCTTTGAAGATGAGCAAACAAGAATTAAAGGATGAGTATAAGCAGACCGAAGGGGATCCCCAGCTCCGAGCACGAATTCGGCAGAAACAACGCGAAATGGCAATGCGGCGAATGATGAGCGAGGTCCCTAAGGCGGATGTAGTGATCACCAACCCGACCCACTTTGCGGTCGCGCTAAAGTATGAGTCTCAGTCGATGGAAGCACCGGTTGTGGTCGCCAAGGGGCAGGATTTTATCGCCCAGAGAATTAAGGCAATTGCCCGGGAAAATCAGGTGACGATTGTGGAAAACCCCCCTTTGGCCCAGGCCATCTACCGTGGGGCCGAAATTGGCCAGGCTGTACCGCCGGAGCTGTACCAGGCAGTCGCCGAGGTACTGGCCTTTGTGTACCGCCTGCGAAAGAAGGCGTGGTAA